One Fusarium poae strain DAOMC 252244 chromosome 4, whole genome shotgun sequence DNA window includes the following coding sequences:
- a CDS encoding hypothetical protein (TransMembrane:1 (i435-454o)~BUSCO:20019at5125), with product MASSFPRSSIQLDYPLYAIDFDPEDANRVVVGGGGGAGRSGVGNKITVLETVSQQELRSAGEITLSRDEDSVMSLAVGPHKGKSTYLYAGVNSSPESIAKGKNEHLRALSVDPSKLRTSVGTKTPDTNITEVSRTALFQDPEADTYQRLLRIAGSIGVAATAMSKEPQLAIFDVAGAAVKLLSVLKIEKEAEDLDIVQTGENEFQIAYCYKYELWLVNVSGKEISEPRKVYIMKDDHGERPAFRAIRYLSPSFLVAATNLPKRSGVVIQAFRLPKLAHAEARLCLNARIPRKISATAFAVANLSPPSSPFDSLGDTQFVIAVAGHDCSITLYTLEHTVGGSIELLAKLWHLHTLKEVHGNANITAMAFSHFVTPKNNLRQQYIKLASTSLQKTVVVNSIALKKHVDKAPRNKKGPPRAARYVTAMKSRGVSSRGLHITMAIFALLMALVAQGILELAGQNRPILGVQRIFPAAWHGTLRAPDHPPAAFLADEFLAKLGGRDIVKTVTGETLVVYEGNVPPATASGDGQVPELKLDVHEPSVHGPGKTWEELGEEQKEAWKARLKEAGAWTQTMGEAVFKGILFGEIAGAVGRAVAG from the exons ATGGCTTCATCCTTCCCTCGATCGAGCATTCAACTCGATTACCCTCTCTATGCCATCGACTTCGACCCTGAAGATGCGAATCGAGTTGTTGTAGGCGGTGGAGGTGGCGCTGGTCGATCTGGTGTTGGTAACAAAATT ACTGTTCTTGAGACTGTTTCCCAGCAGGAACTTCGCTCGGCCGGAGAGATCACCCTTTCTCGCGATGAAGACAGTGTCATGTCTCTTGCAGTCGGTCCTCACAAGGGGAAATCCACATACCTTTACGCCGGTGTCAACTCCAGCCCCGAAAGCATCGCAAAGGGCAAGAACGAGCATCTCCGAGCCCTGAGTGTTGATCCCTCCAAGCTGCGTACTTCGGTCGGAACTAAGACACCCGATACGAACATCACAGAAGTGTCGCGAACCGCCCTTTTCCAGGATCCCGAAGCCGATACATACCAGCGACTGTTGCGCATTGCGGGTTCGATCGGTGTCGCAGCTACAGCGATGAGCAAGGAGCCCCAATTGGCGATTTTCGACGTCGCAGGCGCCGCTGTCAAACTGCTCAGCGTTCTCAAGATCGAAAAAGAGGCTGAGGATTTGGATATTGTACAGACGGGAGAGAACGAATTCCAAATCGCATACTGCTACAAGTACGAGTTGTGGCTTGTCAACGTCAGCGGCAAAGAGATCAGTGAACCACGAAAGGTCTATATCATGAAGGATGACCATGGTGAGCGACCGGCTTTCCGAGCGATTCGATACTTGAGCCCCAGCTTTCTTGTGGCTGCGACCAACCTTCCTAAGCGAAGCGGAGTTGTGATACAGGCTTTCAGATTGCCCAAGTTAGCACATGCAGAGGCGCGTCTATGCCTCAATGCTAGAATACCAAGGAAGATTTCTGCAACCGCATTCGCAGTTGCCAATCTCTCCCCTCCATCTTCGCCATTCGACTCTCTTGGTGATACACAGTTTGTCATTGCTGTTGCAGGTCACGATTGCTCCATCACTCTATACACACTCGAACATACAGTGGGCGGCTCAATCGAGTTGCTTGCCAAACTATGGCACTTGCATACACTAAAGGAAGTCCATGGAAACGCTAATATCACCGCTATGGCCTTCTCCCACTTTGTCACACCAAAGAACAATCTCCGCCAGCAATACATCAAGCTAGCCAGTACATCTTTACAAAAAACGGTTGTGGTTAACAGTATCGCTCTCAAGAAGCACGTTGACAAGGCCCCCCGTAATAAGAAGGGTCCTCCCCGTGCTGCACGTTATGTCACAGCCATGAAATCCCGTGGTGTCTCTTCTCGTGGCCTTCATATCACCATGGCCATCTTTGCGCTCCTCATGGCTCTTGTCGCGCAGGGTATCCTCGAGCTCGCTGGTCAAAACCGCCCAATTCTTGGTGTTCAAAGGATATTTCCTGCCGCATGGCACGGCACTCTACGCGCTCCCGACCACCCACCAGCGGCATTCCTTGCTGACGAGTTTCTTGCCAAACTAGGCGGTCGAGACATTGTCAAGACAGTAACCGGCGAGACTCTTGTGGTATACGAGGGCAATGTCCCCCCTGCAACAGCCAGTGGTGATGGCCAAGTCCCAGAGCTCAAGCTTGACGTCCACGAGCCTTCTGTCCACGGTCCGGGCAAGACTTGGGAAGAGTTGGGCGAGGAGCAGAAGGAGGCATGGAAGGCTCGTCTTAAGGAGGCCGGCGCCTGGACACAGACCATGGGCGAGGCTGTTTTCAAGGGCATTCTATTTGGCGAGATTGCAGGTGCCGTCGGTCGAGCTGTTGCCGGTTAA